One Candidatus Aegiribacteria sp. genomic window, GATACAGCCCGGATCCTTTTCTTCCGCAGAAGAACATCAAGAACCGGCTCCAGTGCAGCCGGTTCCATTCTGAAGTAACCTGCAAGTTCGCGGAGGGAGAGCCTCCTGTGTTTTTCGAGTAACTCAAGCACTTCGGTAAGCATTATGCTGCAACTTTCATCCTTCGGGACATAAGTTTCAGGCTGCTGTAAATCAACCCTAGAATTCCAACGGCTATTGATATCCACATTGCAGAACTGGCCGGGTTGTAAGTAAATGTTCCTATCTGGTAGAAGAGAGTGCTTACCACCCATGCAAGA contains:
- a CDS encoding FeoC-like transcriptional regulator translates to MLTEVLELLEKHRRLSLRELAGYFRMEPAALEPVLDVLLRKKRIRAVS